The genomic window GGATGAAGGAGCTGGCCGCCCGCGCCGAGGCCCGCGACGTCGTCCTCTTCCTCGAGAACGAGAAGGGCATCTACGGCGACCACGCCGGGCGGGTGGCCGACCTGCTCGGGGCCGTGGACTCGCCGGCGCTCTCCCACGCCTTCGACCCGGCGAATTACGTGGAGGTCGGCCAGGACGTCGAGGAGGCCTGGCGCCTGCTCGAGCCGCGGGTCCGGCACTTCCACGTCAAGGACTACGACGAGAAGGCCCGGCGGAACGTGCCGGCGGGCCGCGGAGACGGGCGGATCCCGGAGATCCTGGGCCGGGCCGTCCGGGAGGGCTACGAGGGCTTCGCCGTGCTCGAGCCGCACCTGATCGTCGCCGAGGCGTCGTTCGGGTTCACCGGGCCGGAGCGGTTCGCGGACGCCGCGAACGCGCTGAAGTCCATCCTCGACCGGCAGGGGATCACCTACGCCTGACCGCCGATCCGGCGGCCCGGCCTTCCAACGAACCGTGGAGGTCCGATCGATGTCCGATGCACGCACGAGCCGCCGTGGATTCCTGAAGGGGAGCGTCGCGGCGGGTGTCCTGGCCGGCGGCGGCCTGCCCCTGGCGGCGGCCCTCGCCGACGCCCGCCGCGCGGGCGAGGGGTTCAAGATCTCGCTCGCCGAATGGTCGCTCAACAAGGCCCTGTTCGCCGGCAAGATCCAGAACCTGGACTTCCCCCGGATCGCCCGCGAGGAGTACGGCATCGAGGGCGTGGAGTTCGTCAACCAGTTCTTCAAGGACAAGGCCCGGGACGAGGCCTACCTGAAGGAGCTGAAGACGCGGGCGAACGACCACGGCGTCGCCTGCGTCCTGATCATGATCGACGGCGAGGGCGACATGAGCGCCCCGGAGAAGGCCGATCGCGACCGGGCGGTGGAGAACCACAAGAAGTGGATCGACGCCGCGGCGGCCCTGGGCTGCCACTCGATCCGGATCAACACCGGGGAGCACTACAGCCCGACCGACGTCGGGGCCGTCGCCGAGGCGTGCTCGGCGCTCAACGCCTACGGGGTCGAGCACAAGATCGGCGTCATCTGCGAGAACCACGGCGGGCCCTCCAGCGACCCGAACGCCCTCATCGCCCTCATGAAGGCCGTGAACCACCCGAATTTCGGCACCCTGCCCGACTTCGGCAACTTCCCGAAGGGCGGCGACGGGAAGTACAAGATCGACGTCTACGAGGCCGTCGAGCGGATGATGCCGTACGCCAAGGGGGTCTCCGCCAAGAGCTACGACTTCGACGAGCGGGGCAATGAGACGAGCCTCGACTACCCCCGCCTGATGAAGGTCGTGGCGAAGGCCGGTTACCACGGATTCGTGGGCATCGAGTTCGAGGGCCATCGCCTGACCGAGCCGGAAGGCATCCGGGCGACGAAGAAGCTGCTCGAGACCATCCGCGAGGGCTGAGTCCGAGCGCGGCCGGGCATCGGTCGCGGCGCGAGATCGGGCCGGGCCGGCGTCTCCCGAGTGGCGACGCCGGCCCGGCCTGTTTCGAAGTTCGGCCCGCCCGGTTGGCGACCTCCCGGGGTCAGGCGTCCTGGGAAGGGCTTGCCGTCTCGGCAAGCTCGGCGGGTGGCATCGGGGAGGACGACGCCTCCTGCGCGGCCGGGGAAGAAGGTGAGGACAACCCCCGGGCCCCGGGTCGATGAACAACAGCGGCGACCCCGGACAGGGCCGCCGCATTGCGCAGGGATGCGTGAATCATGATCGGTTTGACGGAACGAACCTCACGCCCGCTTGTCCTTCCGACGCCCGCGATAGCGGTACGCGGCGGCGCCGCAGGCCACGGTCCAGGCCAGCCAGGTCGTGGGCTCGGGGGTGTTCTGCTCCGCGAGGGCCGGCGTCTTCGTCCAGTCCAGGTAGGCCTCCCCGGCCACCCCGTCCTGGCTGGACCCGGCGTACATGGAGAGCCAGATCCCCTTCGAGAGGTCGAGTCCCGCGATCTGGCTGAAGTTCTTGATCGTGAACTCGAGCTGCGGGTGGGACGGGGACGGGTCGTAGGCGAGGTTGCCGGTGTACTGGGGCAGCTGCTTGCCGAACTCGTAGGCCAGCCCGGACGAGGAGTTGGCGGTGTTGAGCGAGCTGACGGTGAAGCCGTCGGTGCCGGTGCCCGCCATGGACTTGTCCGCGGGGACGCCGGCGATGATGACCGGCGCGCCGGGCGTGCTGGAGTTGGAGGCGTTGACGCCCGCGATGGCCAGCGCGATGGACTTGTCGCCGCCCATGTGGGCGACGTCGTAGGCGGTCGCGGTGCCGGTCGGGTCCCCGTTGGCCTGGCCGAACGGGGCGACCTGGCCGGACGCGTTCTTGAAGTTGTTGATGCCCACCGCCAGCGTGTCGGTGACCTGGTCGTAGCTGAGGCGGATGTCCTGGATGCTCCAGCCGGAGACCCATCCGCGGTTGGTGATCCAGTCCGACTGACCGATGGTCAGCGGGTTGTCGCTGACCGAGATCACCTTGACCGCGGGATTGGTCTGCGGGTTGAAGTCGTTGGCGACGTTTCCGGTGAACGAGATCGGTGCCGCGGTCGCGCCGGCCGAGAAGA from Aquisphaera giovannonii includes these protein-coding regions:
- a CDS encoding sugar phosphate isomerase/epimerase family protein → MSDARTSRRGFLKGSVAAGVLAGGGLPLAAALADARRAGEGFKISLAEWSLNKALFAGKIQNLDFPRIAREEYGIEGVEFVNQFFKDKARDEAYLKELKTRANDHGVACVLIMIDGEGDMSAPEKADRDRAVENHKKWIDAAAALGCHSIRINTGEHYSPTDVGAVAEACSALNAYGVEHKIGVICENHGGPSSDPNALIALMKAVNHPNFGTLPDFGNFPKGGDGKYKIDVYEAVERMMPYAKGVSAKSYDFDERGNETSLDYPRLMKVVAKAGYHGFVGIEFEGHRLTEPEGIRATKKLLETIREG
- a CDS encoding sugar phosphate isomerase/epimerase family protein, whose product is MIVLSAFADEISQDPRIQVETLLEHGIRHIEFRAIHGTNVLDLSDAQHEEFRELLRAGGFGLSAIGSPIGKIRINEPFEPHLARFDRALDLADLYGAPRIRVFSFYIPPGDEPEAHRAEVLARMKELAARAEARDVVLFLENEKGIYGDHAGRVADLLGAVDSPALSHAFDPANYVEVGQDVEEAWRLLEPRVRHFHVKDYDEKARRNVPAGRGDGRIPEILGRAVREGYEGFAVLEPHLIVAEASFGFTGPERFADAANALKSILDRQGITYA